From the genome of Homo sapiens chromosome 6 genomic scaffold, GRCh38.p14 alternate locus group ALT_REF_LOCI_4 HSCHR6_MHC_MANN_CTG1, one region includes:
- the CCHCR1 gene encoding coiled-coil alpha-helical rod protein 1 isoform 4 (isoform 4 is encoded by transcript variant 4; The RefSeq protein has 4 substitutions compared to this genomic sequence): MWPHSAGARPWASTLTGKDPRVMACWCLDGLPSGLAEPWRELWRWRSRPLHCVPPFSPLARSSRDHRNLRRRVEALPRILKGNIDGWRQNLEPSNNVEMFPPSGSTGLIPPSHFQARPLSTLPRMAPTWLSDIPLVQPPGHQDVSERRLDTQRPQVTMWERDVSSDRQEPGRRGRSWGLEGSQALSQQAEVIVRQLQELRRLEEEVRLLRETSLQQKMRLEAQAMELEALARAEKAGRAEAEGLRAALAGAEVVRKNLEEGSQRELEEVQRLHQEQLSSLTQAHEEALSSLTSKAEGLEKSLSSLETRRAGEAKELAEAQREAELLRKQLSKTQEDLEAQVTLVENLRKYVGEQVPSEVHSQTWELERQKLLETMQHLQEDRDSLHATAELLQVRVQSLTHILALQEEELTRKVQPSDSLEPEFTRKCQSLLNRWREKVFALMVQLKAQELEHSDSVKQLKGQVASLQEKVTSQSQEQAILQRSLQDKAAEVEVERMGAKGLQLELSRAQEARRRWQQQTASAEEQLRLVVNAVSSSQIWLETTMAKVEGAAAQLPSLNNRLSYAVRKVHTIRGLIARKLALAQLRQESCPLPPPVTDVSLELQQLREERNRLDAELQLSARLIQQEVGRAREQGEAERQQLSKVAQQLEQELQQTQESLASLGLQLEVARQGQQESTEEAASLRQELTQQQELYGQALQEKVAEVETRLREQLSDTERRLNEARREHAKAVVSLRQIQRRAAQEKERSQELRRLQEEARKEEGQRLARRLQELERDKNLMLATLQQEGLLSRYKQQRLLTVLPSLLDKKKSVVSSPRPPECSASAPVAAAVPTRESIKGSLSVLLDDLQDLSEAISKEEAVCQGDNLDRCSSSNPQMSS, encoded by the exons ATGTGGCCACATTCAGCTGGGGCCAGGCCTTGGGCCAGCACTTTAACAGGGAAGGACCCAAGAGTCATGGCCTGCTGGTGTCTGGATGGGCTTCCCTCAGGCCTTGCTGAGCCATGGAGAGAACTCTGGAGATGGCGCTCAAGACCCCTGCACTGTGTACCTCCTTTCTCACCTCTGGCCAGGAGCAGCAGGGACCATAGAAACTTAAGGAGGAGGGTAAAGGCACTGCCCAGAATCCTGAAA GGGAACATAGATGGCTGAAGACAGAATCTAGAGCCTTCAAATAATGTGGAGATGTTTCCACCTTCAG GTTCCACTGGGCTGATTCCCCCCTCCCACTTTCAAGCTCGGCCCCTTTCAACTCTGCCAAGAATGGCTCCCACCTGGCTCTCAGACATTCCCCTGGTCCAACCCCCAGGCCATCAAGATGTCTCAGAGAGGCGGCTAGACACCCAGAGACCTCAAGTGACCATGTGGGAACGGGATGTTTCCAGTGACAGGCAGGAGCCAGGGCGGAGAGGCAG GTCCTGGGGGCTGGAGGGGTCACAGGCCCTGAGCCAGCAGGCTGAGGTGATCGTTCGGCAGCTGCAAGAGCTGCGGCGGCTGGAGGAGGAGGTCCGGCTCCTGCGGGAGACCTCGCTGCAGCAGAAGATGAGGCTAGAGGCCCAGGCCATGGAGCTAGAGGCTCTGGCACGGGCGGAGAAGGCCGGCCGAGCTGAGGCTGAGGGCCTGCGTGCTGCTTTGGCTGGGGCTGAGGTTGTCCGGAAGAACTTGGAAGAGGGGAGGCAGCGGGAGCTGGAAGAGGTTCAGAGGCTGCACCAAGAGCAG CTGTCCTCTTTGACACAGGCTCACGAGGAGGCTCTTTCCAGTTTGACCAGCAAGGCTGAGGGCTTGGAGAAGTCTCTGAGTAGTCTGGAAACCAGAAGAGCAGGGGAAGCCAAGGAGCTGGCCGAGGCTCAGAGGGAGGCCGAGCTGCTTCGGAAGCAGCTGAG CAAGACCCAGGAAGACTTGGAGGCTCAGGTGACCCTGGTTGAGAATCTAAGAAAATATGTTGGGGAACAAGTCCCTTCTGAGGTCCACAGCCAGACATGGGAACTGGAGCGACAGAAGCTTCTGGACACCATGCAG CACTTGCAGGAGGACCGGGACAGCCTGCATGCCACCGCGGAGCTGCTGCAGGTGCGGGTGCAGAGCCTCACACACATCCTCGCCCTGCAGGAGGAGGAGCTGACCAGGAAG GTTCAACCTTCAGATTCCCTGGAGCCTGAGTTTACCAGGAAGTGCCAGTCCCTGCTGAACCGCTGGCGGGAGAAGGTGTTTGCCCTCATGGTGCAGCTAAAGGCCCAGGAGCTGGAACACAGTGACTCTGTTAAGCAGCTGAAGGGACAG gtGGCCTCACTCCAGGAAAAAGTGACATCCCAGAGCCAGGAGCAGGCCATCCTGCAGCGATCCCTGCAGGACAAAGCCgcagaggtggaggtggagcGTATGGGTGCCAAG GGCCTGCAGTTGGAGCTGAGCCGTGCTCAGGAGGCCAGGCGTCGGTGGCAGCAGCAGACAGCCTCAGCCGAGGAGCAGCTGAGGCTTGTGGTCAATGCTGTCAGCAG CTCTCAGATCTGGCTCGAGACCACCATGGCTAAGGTGGAAGGGGCTGCCGCCCAGCTTCCCAGCCTCAACAACCGACTCAGCTATGCTGTCCGCAAGGTCCACACCATTCGGG GCCTGATTGCTCGAAAGCTTGCCCTTGCTCAGCTGCGCCAGGAGAG CTGTCCCCTACCACCACCGGTCACAGATGTGAGCCTTGAGTTGCAGCAGCTGCGGGAAGAACGGAACCGCCTGGATGCAGAACTGCAGCTGAGTGCCCGCCTCATCCAGCAGGAGGTGGGCCGGGCTCGGGAGCAAG GGGAGGCAGAGCGGCAGCAGCTGAGCAAGGTGGCCCAGCAGCTGGAGCAGGAGCTGCAGCAGACCCAGGAGTCCCTGGCTAGCTTGGGGCTGCAGCTGGAGGTAGCACGCCAGGGCCAGCAGGAGAGCACAGAGGAGGCTGCCAGTCTGCGGCAGGAGCTGACCCAGCAGCAGGAACTCTACGGGCAAG CCCTGCAAGAAAAGGTGGCTGAAGTGGAAACTCGGCTGCGGGAGCAACTCTCAGACACAGAGAGGAGGCTGAACGAGGCTCGGAGGGAGCATGCCAAGGCCG TGGTCTCCTTGCGCCAGATTCAGCGCAGAGCCGCCCAGGAAAAGGAGCGGAGCCAGGAACTCAGGCGTCTGCAGGAGGAGGCCCGGAAGGAGGAGGGGCAGCGACTGGCCCGGCGCTTGCAGGAGCTAGAGAGGGATAAGAACCTCATGCTG GCCACCTTGCAGCAGGAAGGTCTCCTCTCCCGTTACAAGCAGCAGCGACTGTTGACAGTTCTTCCTTCCCTACTGGATAAGAAGAAATCTGTGGTGTCCAGCCCCAGGCCTCCAGAGTGTTCAGCATCTGCACCTGTAGCAGCAGCAGTGCCCACCAGGGAGTCCATAAAAG GGTCCCTCTCTGTCCTGCTCGATGACCTGCAGGACCTGAGTGAAGCCATTTCCAAAGAGGAAGCTGTTTGTCAAGGAGACAACCTTGACAGATGCTCCAGCTCCAATCCCCAGATGAGCAGCTAA
- the CCHCR1 gene encoding coiled-coil alpha-helical rod protein 1 isoform 5 (isoform 5 is encoded by transcript variant 8; The RefSeq protein has 2 substitutions compared to this genomic sequence) — protein MFPPSGSTGLIPPSHFQARPLSTLPRMAPTWLSDIPLVQPPGHQDVSERRLDTQRPQVTMWERDVSSDRQEPGRRGRSWGLEGSQALSQQAEVIVRQLQELRRLEEEVRLLRETSLQQKMRLEAQAMELEALARAEKAGRAEAEGLRAALAGAEVVRKNLEEGSQRELEEVQRLHQEQLSSLTQAHEEALSSLTSKAEGLEKSLSSLETRRAGEAKELAEAQREAELLRKQLSKTQEDLEAQVTLVENLRKYVGEQVPSEVHSQTWELERQKLLETMQHLQEDRDSLHATAELLQVRVQSLTHILALQEEELTRKVQPSDSLEPEFTRKCQSLLNRWREKVFALMVQLKAQELEHSDSVKQLKGQVASLQEKVTSQSQEQAILQRSLQDKAAEVEVERMGAKLELSRAQEARRRWQQQTASAEEQLRLVVNAVSSSQIWLETTMAKVEGAAAQLPSLNNRLSYAVRKVHTIRGLIARKLALAQLRQESCPLPPPVTDVSLELQQLREERNRLDAELQLSARLIQQEVGRAREQGEAERQQLSKVAQQLEQELQQTQESLASLGLQLEVARQGQQESTEEAASLRQELTQQQELYGQALQEKVAEVETRLREQLSDTERRLNEARREHAKAVVSLRQIQRRAAQEKERSQELRRLQEEARKEEGQRLARRLQELERDKNLMLATLQQEGLLSRYKQQRLLTVLPSLLDKKKSVVSSPRPPECSASAPVAAAVPTRESIKGSLSVLLDDLQDLSEAISKEEAVCQGDNLDRCSSSNPQMSS, from the exons ATGTTTCCACCTTCAG GTTCCACTGGGCTGATTCCCCCCTCCCACTTTCAAGCTCGGCCCCTTTCAACTCTGCCAAGAATGGCTCCCACCTGGCTCTCAGACATTCCCCTGGTCCAACCCCCAGGCCATCAAGATGTCTCAGAGAGGCGGCTAGACACCCAGAGACCTCAAGTGACCATGTGGGAACGGGATGTTTCCAGTGACAGGCAGGAGCCAGGGCGGAGAGGCAG GTCCTGGGGGCTGGAGGGGTCACAGGCCCTGAGCCAGCAGGCTGAGGTGATCGTTCGGCAGCTGCAAGAGCTGCGGCGGCTGGAGGAGGAGGTCCGGCTCCTGCGGGAGACCTCGCTGCAGCAGAAGATGAGGCTAGAGGCCCAGGCCATGGAGCTAGAGGCTCTGGCACGGGCGGAGAAGGCCGGCCGAGCTGAGGCTGAGGGCCTGCGTGCTGCTTTGGCTGGGGCTGAGGTTGTCCGGAAGAACTTGGAAGAGGGGAGGCAGCGGGAGCTGGAAGAGGTTCAGAGGCTGCACCAAGAGCAG CTGTCCTCTTTGACACAGGCTCACGAGGAGGCTCTTTCCAGTTTGACCAGCAAGGCTGAGGGCTTGGAGAAGTCTCTGAGTAGTCTGGAAACCAGAAGAGCAGGGGAAGCCAAGGAGCTGGCCGAGGCTCAGAGGGAGGCCGAGCTGCTTCGGAAGCAGCTGAG CAAGACCCAGGAAGACTTGGAGGCTCAGGTGACCCTGGTTGAGAATCTAAGAAAATATGTTGGGGAACAAGTCCCTTCTGAGGTCCACAGCCAGACATGGGAACTGGAGCGACAGAAGCTTCTGGACACCATGCAG CACTTGCAGGAGGACCGGGACAGCCTGCATGCCACCGCGGAGCTGCTGCAGGTGCGGGTGCAGAGCCTCACACACATCCTCGCCCTGCAGGAGGAGGAGCTGACCAGGAAG GTTCAACCTTCAGATTCCCTGGAGCCTGAGTTTACCAGGAAGTGCCAGTCCCTGCTGAACCGCTGGCGGGAGAAGGTGTTTGCCCTCATGGTGCAGCTAAAGGCCCAGGAGCTGGAACACAGTGACTCTGTTAAGCAGCTGAAGGGACAG gtGGCCTCACTCCAGGAAAAAGTGACATCCCAGAGCCAGGAGCAGGCCATCCTGCAGCGATCCCTGCAGGACAAAGCCgcagaggtggaggtggagcGTATGGGTGCCAAG TTGGAGCTGAGCCGTGCTCAGGAGGCCAGGCGTCGGTGGCAGCAGCAGACAGCCTCAGCCGAGGAGCAGCTGAGGCTTGTGGTCAATGCTGTCAGCAG CTCTCAGATCTGGCTCGAGACCACCATGGCTAAGGTGGAAGGGGCTGCCGCCCAGCTTCCCAGCCTCAACAACCGACTCAGCTATGCTGTCCGCAAGGTCCACACCATTCGGG GCCTGATTGCTCGAAAGCTTGCCCTTGCTCAGCTGCGCCAGGAGAG CTGTCCCCTACCACCACCGGTCACAGATGTGAGCCTTGAGTTGCAGCAGCTGCGGGAAGAACGGAACCGCCTGGATGCAGAACTGCAGCTGAGTGCCCGCCTCATCCAGCAGGAGGTGGGCCGGGCTCGGGAGCAAG GGGAGGCAGAGCGGCAGCAGCTGAGCAAGGTGGCCCAGCAGCTGGAGCAGGAGCTGCAGCAGACCCAGGAGTCCCTGGCTAGCTTGGGGCTGCAGCTGGAGGTAGCACGCCAGGGCCAGCAGGAGAGCACAGAGGAGGCTGCCAGTCTGCGGCAGGAGCTGACCCAGCAGCAGGAACTCTACGGGCAAG CCCTGCAAGAAAAGGTGGCTGAAGTGGAAACTCGGCTGCGGGAGCAACTCTCAGACACAGAGAGGAGGCTGAACGAGGCTCGGAGGGAGCATGCCAAGGCCG TGGTCTCCTTGCGCCAGATTCAGCGCAGAGCCGCCCAGGAAAAGGAGCGGAGCCAGGAACTCAGGCGTCTGCAGGAGGAGGCCCGGAAGGAGGAGGGGCAGCGACTGGCCCGGCGCTTGCAGGAGCTAGAGAGGGATAAGAACCTCATGCTG GCCACCTTGCAGCAGGAAGGTCTCCTCTCCCGTTACAAGCAGCAGCGACTGTTGACAGTTCTTCCTTCCCTACTGGATAAGAAGAAATCTGTGGTGTCCAGCCCCAGGCCTCCAGAGTGTTCAGCATCTGCACCTGTAGCAGCAGCAGTGCCCACCAGGGAGTCCATAAAAG GGTCCCTCTCTGTCCTGCTCGATGACCTGCAGGACCTGAGTGAAGCCATTTCCAAAGAGGAAGCTGTTTGTCAAGGAGACAACCTTGACAGATGCTCCAGCTCCAATCCCCAGATGAGCAGCTAA
- the CCHCR1 gene encoding coiled-coil alpha-helical rod protein 1 isoform 6 (isoform 6 is encoded by transcript variant 9; The RefSeq protein has 2 substitutions compared to this genomic sequence) — translation MAPTWLSDIPLVQPPGHQDVSERRLDTQRPQVTMWERDVSSDRQEPGRRGRSWGLEGSQALSQQAEVIVRQLQELRRLEEEVRLLRETSLQQKMRLEAQAMELEALARAEKAGRAEAEGLRAALAGAEVVRKNLEEGSQRELEEVQRLHQEQLSSLTQAHEEALSSLTSKAEGLEKSLSSLETRRAGEAKELAEAQREAELLRKQLSKTQEDLEAQVTLVENLRKYVGEQVPSEVHSQTWELERQKLLETMQHLQEDRDSLHATAELLQVRVQSLTHILALQEEELTRKVQPSDSLEPEFTRKCQSLLNRWREKVFALMVQLKAQELEHSDSVKQLKGQVASLQEKVTSQSQEQAILQRSLQDKAAEVEVERMGAKGLQLELSRAQEARRRWQQQTASAEEQLRLVVNAVSSSQIWLETTMAKVEGAAAQLPSLNNRLSYAVRKVHTIRGLIARKLALAQLRQESCPLPPPVTDVSLELQQLREERNRLDAELQLSARLIQQEVGRAREQGEAERQQLSKVAQQLEQELQQTQESLASLGLQLEVARQGQQESTEEAASLRQELTQQQELYGQALQEKVAEVETRLREQLSDTERRLNEARREHAKAVVSLRQIQRRAAQEKERSQELRRLQEEARKEEGQRLARRLQELERDKNLMLATLQQEGLLSRYKQQRLLTVLPSLLDKKKSVVSSPRPPECSASAPVAAAVPTRESIKGSLSVLLDDLQDLSEAISKEEAVCQGDNLDRCSSSNPQMSS, via the exons ATGGCTCCCACCTGGCTCTCAGACATTCCCCTGGTCCAACCCCCAGGCCATCAAGATGTCTCAGAGAGGCGGCTAGACACCCAGAGACCTCAAGTGACCATGTGGGAACGGGATGTTTCCAGTGACAGGCAGGAGCCAGGGCGGAGAGGCAG GTCCTGGGGGCTGGAGGGGTCACAGGCCCTGAGCCAGCAGGCTGAGGTGATCGTTCGGCAGCTGCAAGAGCTGCGGCGGCTGGAGGAGGAGGTCCGGCTCCTGCGGGAGACCTCGCTGCAGCAGAAGATGAGGCTAGAGGCCCAGGCCATGGAGCTAGAGGCTCTGGCACGGGCGGAGAAGGCCGGCCGAGCTGAGGCTGAGGGCCTGCGTGCTGCTTTGGCTGGGGCTGAGGTTGTCCGGAAGAACTTGGAAGAGGGGAGGCAGCGGGAGCTGGAAGAGGTTCAGAGGCTGCACCAAGAGCAG CTGTCCTCTTTGACACAGGCTCACGAGGAGGCTCTTTCCAGTTTGACCAGCAAGGCTGAGGGCTTGGAGAAGTCTCTGAGTAGTCTGGAAACCAGAAGAGCAGGGGAAGCCAAGGAGCTGGCCGAGGCTCAGAGGGAGGCCGAGCTGCTTCGGAAGCAGCTGAG CAAGACCCAGGAAGACTTGGAGGCTCAGGTGACCCTGGTTGAGAATCTAAGAAAATATGTTGGGGAACAAGTCCCTTCTGAGGTCCACAGCCAGACATGGGAACTGGAGCGACAGAAGCTTCTGGACACCATGCAG CACTTGCAGGAGGACCGGGACAGCCTGCATGCCACCGCGGAGCTGCTGCAGGTGCGGGTGCAGAGCCTCACACACATCCTCGCCCTGCAGGAGGAGGAGCTGACCAGGAAG GTTCAACCTTCAGATTCCCTGGAGCCTGAGTTTACCAGGAAGTGCCAGTCCCTGCTGAACCGCTGGCGGGAGAAGGTGTTTGCCCTCATGGTGCAGCTAAAGGCCCAGGAGCTGGAACACAGTGACTCTGTTAAGCAGCTGAAGGGACAG gtGGCCTCACTCCAGGAAAAAGTGACATCCCAGAGCCAGGAGCAGGCCATCCTGCAGCGATCCCTGCAGGACAAAGCCgcagaggtggaggtggagcGTATGGGTGCCAAG GGCCTGCAGTTGGAGCTGAGCCGTGCTCAGGAGGCCAGGCGTCGGTGGCAGCAGCAGACAGCCTCAGCCGAGGAGCAGCTGAGGCTTGTGGTCAATGCTGTCAGCAG CTCTCAGATCTGGCTCGAGACCACCATGGCTAAGGTGGAAGGGGCTGCCGCCCAGCTTCCCAGCCTCAACAACCGACTCAGCTATGCTGTCCGCAAGGTCCACACCATTCGGG GCCTGATTGCTCGAAAGCTTGCCCTTGCTCAGCTGCGCCAGGAGAG CTGTCCCCTACCACCACCGGTCACAGATGTGAGCCTTGAGTTGCAGCAGCTGCGGGAAGAACGGAACCGCCTGGATGCAGAACTGCAGCTGAGTGCCCGCCTCATCCAGCAGGAGGTGGGCCGGGCTCGGGAGCAAG GGGAGGCAGAGCGGCAGCAGCTGAGCAAGGTGGCCCAGCAGCTGGAGCAGGAGCTGCAGCAGACCCAGGAGTCCCTGGCTAGCTTGGGGCTGCAGCTGGAGGTAGCACGCCAGGGCCAGCAGGAGAGCACAGAGGAGGCTGCCAGTCTGCGGCAGGAGCTGACCCAGCAGCAGGAACTCTACGGGCAAG CCCTGCAAGAAAAGGTGGCTGAAGTGGAAACTCGGCTGCGGGAGCAACTCTCAGACACAGAGAGGAGGCTGAACGAGGCTCGGAGGGAGCATGCCAAGGCCG TGGTCTCCTTGCGCCAGATTCAGCGCAGAGCCGCCCAGGAAAAGGAGCGGAGCCAGGAACTCAGGCGTCTGCAGGAGGAGGCCCGGAAGGAGGAGGGGCAGCGACTGGCCCGGCGCTTGCAGGAGCTAGAGAGGGATAAGAACCTCATGCTG GCCACCTTGCAGCAGGAAGGTCTCCTCTCCCGTTACAAGCAGCAGCGACTGTTGACAGTTCTTCCTTCCCTACTGGATAAGAAGAAATCTGTGGTGTCCAGCCCCAGGCCTCCAGAGTGTTCAGCATCTGCACCTGTAGCAGCAGCAGTGCCCACCAGGGAGTCCATAAAAG GGTCCCTCTCTGTCCTGCTCGATGACCTGCAGGACCTGAGTGAAGCCATTTCCAAAGAGGAAGCTGTTTGTCAAGGAGACAACCTTGACAGATGCTCCAGCTCCAATCCCCAGATGAGCAGCTAA
- the CCHCR1 gene encoding coiled-coil alpha-helical rod protein 1 isoform 8 (isoform 8 is encoded by transcript variant 11; The RefSeq protein has 2 substitutions compared to this genomic sequence) produces MRLEAQAMELEALARAEKAGRAEAEGLRAALAGAEVVRKNLEEGSQRELEEVQRLHQEQLSSLTQAHEEALSSLTSKAEGLEKSLSSLETRRAGEAKELAEAQREAELLRKQLSKTQEDLEAQVTLVENLRKYVGEQVPSEVHSQTWELERQKLLETMQHLQEDRDSLHATAELLQVRVQSLTHILALQEEELTRKVQPSDSLEPEFTRKCQSLLNRWREKVFALMVQLKAQELEHSDSVKQLKGQVASLQEKVTSQSQEQAILQRSLQDKAAEVEVERMGAKGLQLELSRAQEARRRWQQQTASAEEQLRLVVNAVSSSQIWLETTMAKVEGAAAQLPSLNNRLSYAVRKVHTIRGLIARKLALAQLRQESCPLPPPVTDVSLELQQLREERNRLDAELQLSARLIQQEVGRAREQGEAERQQLSKVAQQLEQELQQTQESLASLGLQLEVARQGQQESTEEAASLRQELTQQQELYGQALQEKVAEVETRLREQLSDTERRLNEARREHAKAVVSLRQIQRRAAQEKERSQELRRLQEEARKEEGQRLARRLQELERDKNLMLATLQQEGLLSRYKQQRLLTVLPSLLDKKKSVVSSPRPPECSASAPVAAAVPTRESIKGSLSVLLDDLQDLSEAISKEEAVCQGDNLDRCSSSNPQMSS; encoded by the exons ATGAGGCTAGAGGCCCAGGCCATGGAGCTAGAGGCTCTGGCACGGGCGGAGAAGGCCGGCCGAGCTGAGGCTGAGGGCCTGCGTGCTGCTTTGGCTGGGGCTGAGGTTGTCCGGAAGAACTTGGAAGAGGGGAGGCAGCGGGAGCTGGAAGAGGTTCAGAGGCTGCACCAAGAGCAG CTGTCCTCTTTGACACAGGCTCACGAGGAGGCTCTTTCCAGTTTGACCAGCAAGGCTGAGGGCTTGGAGAAGTCTCTGAGTAGTCTGGAAACCAGAAGAGCAGGGGAAGCCAAGGAGCTGGCCGAGGCTCAGAGGGAGGCCGAGCTGCTTCGGAAGCAGCTGAG CAAGACCCAGGAAGACTTGGAGGCTCAGGTGACCCTGGTTGAGAATCTAAGAAAATATGTTGGGGAACAAGTCCCTTCTGAGGTCCACAGCCAGACATGGGAACTGGAGCGACAGAAGCTTCTGGACACCATGCAG CACTTGCAGGAGGACCGGGACAGCCTGCATGCCACCGCGGAGCTGCTGCAGGTGCGGGTGCAGAGCCTCACACACATCCTCGCCCTGCAGGAGGAGGAGCTGACCAGGAAG GTTCAACCTTCAGATTCCCTGGAGCCTGAGTTTACCAGGAAGTGCCAGTCCCTGCTGAACCGCTGGCGGGAGAAGGTGTTTGCCCTCATGGTGCAGCTAAAGGCCCAGGAGCTGGAACACAGTGACTCTGTTAAGCAGCTGAAGGGACAG gtGGCCTCACTCCAGGAAAAAGTGACATCCCAGAGCCAGGAGCAGGCCATCCTGCAGCGATCCCTGCAGGACAAAGCCgcagaggtggaggtggagcGTATGGGTGCCAAG GGCCTGCAGTTGGAGCTGAGCCGTGCTCAGGAGGCCAGGCGTCGGTGGCAGCAGCAGACAGCCTCAGCCGAGGAGCAGCTGAGGCTTGTGGTCAATGCTGTCAGCAG CTCTCAGATCTGGCTCGAGACCACCATGGCTAAGGTGGAAGGGGCTGCCGCCCAGCTTCCCAGCCTCAACAACCGACTCAGCTATGCTGTCCGCAAGGTCCACACCATTCGGG GCCTGATTGCTCGAAAGCTTGCCCTTGCTCAGCTGCGCCAGGAGAG CTGTCCCCTACCACCACCGGTCACAGATGTGAGCCTTGAGTTGCAGCAGCTGCGGGAAGAACGGAACCGCCTGGATGCAGAACTGCAGCTGAGTGCCCGCCTCATCCAGCAGGAGGTGGGCCGGGCTCGGGAGCAAG GGGAGGCAGAGCGGCAGCAGCTGAGCAAGGTGGCCCAGCAGCTGGAGCAGGAGCTGCAGCAGACCCAGGAGTCCCTGGCTAGCTTGGGGCTGCAGCTGGAGGTAGCACGCCAGGGCCAGCAGGAGAGCACAGAGGAGGCTGCCAGTCTGCGGCAGGAGCTGACCCAGCAGCAGGAACTCTACGGGCAAG CCCTGCAAGAAAAGGTGGCTGAAGTGGAAACTCGGCTGCGGGAGCAACTCTCAGACACAGAGAGGAGGCTGAACGAGGCTCGGAGGGAGCATGCCAAGGCCG TGGTCTCCTTGCGCCAGATTCAGCGCAGAGCCGCCCAGGAAAAGGAGCGGAGCCAGGAACTCAGGCGTCTGCAGGAGGAGGCCCGGAAGGAGGAGGGGCAGCGACTGGCCCGGCGCTTGCAGGAGCTAGAGAGGGATAAGAACCTCATGCTG GCCACCTTGCAGCAGGAAGGTCTCCTCTCCCGTTACAAGCAGCAGCGACTGTTGACAGTTCTTCCTTCCCTACTGGATAAGAAGAAATCTGTGGTGTCCAGCCCCAGGCCTCCAGAGTGTTCAGCATCTGCACCTGTAGCAGCAGCAGTGCCCACCAGGGAGTCCATAAAAG GGTCCCTCTCTGTCCTGCTCGATGACCTGCAGGACCTGAGTGAAGCCATTTCCAAAGAGGAAGCTGTTTGTCAAGGAGACAACCTTGACAGATGCTCCAGCTCCAATCCCCAGATGAGCAGCTAA